The following are encoded together in the Pseudoalteromonas ruthenica genome:
- the proB gene encoding glutamate 5-kinase: MQTIVVKLGTSVLTNHGRGLDKAHMVDLVRQCAQLKQQGHRIIIVTSGAIAAGRELLGRQPGAETLAQKQMLAAIGQSQLLHTWQSLFALYSIAVGQMLLTQADLENRERYLNARDALLAILQEGAVPIINENDAVATTQIKVGDNDNLSAKVAILARADTLLLLTDQPGLFTADPRSHPDAELIAEIRHIDDQVKALAGGSGSTVGTGGMATKLEAASIARHGGVDVVISAGHGQNVIINCLQQQTGTRVLSLKAPRRSRKLWLLAGPMSKAKVVLDVGAAAAIAKGGASVLLVGITQLKGPFSRGDVITLCDEQGLNLGKGVARYDSVAVAQLLAHKEQTIVETLGYSNGAMLVHRDDFINFTDSV; this comes from the coding sequence GTGCAAACTATTGTCGTTAAGTTGGGCACCAGCGTGCTGACCAATCATGGCCGAGGCCTAGATAAAGCGCACATGGTTGATTTAGTGCGCCAGTGCGCGCAATTGAAGCAACAAGGCCATCGTATAATTATCGTCACCAGCGGGGCGATTGCAGCGGGGCGAGAATTATTGGGCCGCCAGCCTGGTGCTGAGACCTTGGCCCAAAAACAGATGTTAGCTGCTATCGGGCAAAGCCAGCTGCTGCATACCTGGCAAAGCCTATTTGCGCTTTATTCGATTGCCGTGGGGCAAATGTTACTGACACAAGCGGATTTAGAAAACCGCGAGCGCTACCTCAATGCTCGTGATGCGTTGCTAGCTATATTGCAAGAGGGAGCGGTGCCCATCATCAATGAGAATGATGCCGTCGCAACCACACAAATTAAAGTGGGCGACAATGATAACCTTTCCGCTAAGGTAGCCATATTAGCTCGCGCTGATACCTTGTTATTGTTAACTGATCAGCCTGGATTATTCACCGCCGATCCGCGCAGCCACCCCGATGCCGAGCTGATTGCGGAAATCCGCCATATTGATGATCAGGTAAAGGCGTTAGCAGGAGGTTCGGGCAGTACTGTGGGCACAGGGGGGATGGCTACTAAGCTGGAAGCTGCGAGTATTGCCCGTCACGGTGGTGTGGATGTGGTGATCAGTGCAGGACATGGCCAGAATGTCATTATAAATTGTTTGCAGCAGCAAACAGGCACCCGGGTATTGAGCTTAAAAGCACCTCGGCGCAGTCGCAAGCTGTGGTTGCTAGCAGGGCCGATGAGCAAAGCCAAGGTGGTGCTTGATGTCGGTGCGGCAGCAGCGATTGCAAAAGGTGGGGCCAGTGTACTTCTGGTTGGTATAACGCAATTAAAGGGGCCGTTTAGTCGTGGTGATGTCATCACCTTGTGTGACGAGCAAGGGCTTAACTTAGGCAAAGGCGTGGCGAGATATGACAGTGTGGCTGTGGCCCAATTGCTGGCTCATAAAGAGCAAACTATCGTCGAAACCTTGGGCTACAGTAATGGCGCTATGCTGGTGCATCGCGATGATTTTATCAATTTCACTGACAGTGTTTAG
- the pdsO gene encoding sortase-associated OmpA-like protein PdsO has translation MKKQLLATALISTLMAAPAMAKEKKEMASETAWGLGTGATIGAVVGGPIGAFAGAFIGGIIGEKEAAENTVESQQVMLSQYKDTDQQLRSTLDRNRSLTAQIDALENEQNRLEQARIDNLLAMTVQFRSGSSRIEPHFAEQLDQLALILKRKPELSLNLNGYADVQGDESANLSLSQRRADAVQAYLVDQGVSGEQLYAQGYGEQKLVDNGNEYETNFFDRRVTLTARGATQSQMAKN, from the coding sequence ATGAAAAAACAACTACTTGCAACTGCACTTATTTCAACCCTAATGGCTGCACCAGCGATGGCGAAAGAGAAAAAAGAAATGGCCTCAGAAACAGCATGGGGACTTGGCACGGGCGCCACCATTGGTGCCGTAGTCGGTGGCCCGATTGGCGCTTTCGCAGGCGCATTTATCGGCGGCATCATCGGCGAGAAAGAAGCTGCAGAGAACACCGTTGAATCACAACAAGTGATGCTCAGCCAATATAAAGACACTGACCAACAATTGCGTAGCACCTTAGATCGTAACCGTTCACTGACGGCGCAAATCGACGCATTAGAAAATGAACAAAATCGCTTAGAACAAGCGCGCATTGATAACTTACTGGCAATGACGGTGCAATTTCGTTCGGGTTCGTCGCGTATCGAGCCACATTTCGCCGAGCAGCTTGACCAGCTCGCTTTAATCCTTAAGCGTAAGCCAGAATTGAGCCTGAACTTGAACGGCTATGCCGATGTTCAGGGCGATGAAAGCGCAAACCTGAGTTTATCGCAGCGTCGTGCTGATGCAGTACAGGCTTACCTTGTTGACCAAGGCGTGAGTGGCGAACAACTCTATGCTCAAGGCTATGGTGAGCAGAAACTGGTCGATAACGGCAATGAATATGAAACTAACTTCTTCGATCGTCGCGTAACATTAACGGCCCGTGGTGCGACGCAAAGCCAAATGGCTAAAAACTAA
- a CDS encoding GGDEF domain-containing protein, whose protein sequence is MQSNSCGHQWIIRLTQQQSERALDAALIDILSQVFADNNFALYMNKQFTSQGHIRCSYSGGSAAILNDEQAQQLVAKIDAERMRISGSQGQYVYFPIYHLGAVIGFVQSRSDFALTHDSPFVITNILNIYANQLYLLYRSRLDPLTELLNRQTFDSQVMDIINGDGFAERRDNELERQWYLAMFDIDHFKRVNDTYGHVIGDEVIILVARILKQSFRSEDYVFRYGGEEFAVLLLCDNKDQAMQVLERLRATVADFTFPQVKRLTISTGFCAFDNTSMVPELVHKADLALYSAKNNGRNQVVDFHSLNIPDNPKGAGDDDLDDDMLELF, encoded by the coding sequence ATGCAAAGTAACTCCTGTGGTCATCAATGGATCATTCGTCTAACGCAGCAACAAAGTGAACGTGCGTTGGATGCAGCGCTTATTGATATACTTAGCCAGGTGTTTGCCGATAACAATTTTGCTCTGTACATGAATAAACAATTTACTTCGCAGGGCCACATACGATGCAGCTATTCAGGGGGCTCAGCCGCAATACTCAATGATGAACAAGCTCAGCAGTTAGTGGCAAAAATTGATGCTGAGCGCATGCGCATTAGTGGTAGCCAAGGACAATATGTCTACTTTCCTATCTACCATCTTGGTGCAGTGATAGGTTTTGTGCAAAGCAGAAGTGACTTCGCGCTGACGCATGATTCCCCCTTCGTGATCACTAATATTCTTAATATTTACGCCAACCAGCTGTATTTACTGTATCGCTCGCGATTAGACCCACTCACTGAACTGCTTAACCGGCAAACTTTTGACTCACAGGTGATGGACATCATCAATGGCGACGGCTTTGCTGAGCGCCGTGACAATGAACTTGAGCGCCAATGGTATCTTGCCATGTTCGATATTGATCACTTTAAACGCGTTAATGATACCTACGGCCATGTGATTGGTGATGAGGTTATTATTCTCGTAGCGCGAATTTTAAAACAGAGCTTTCGCAGTGAGGATTATGTGTTTCGCTATGGAGGCGAAGAGTTCGCCGTGCTATTGCTGTGCGATAATAAAGACCAAGCGATGCAAGTGTTAGAGCGACTGCGCGCAACTGTGGCTGATTTTACCTTTCCGCAGGTGAAAAGATTGACTATTAGCACTGGTTTTTGTGCTTTTGATAACACCTCAATGGTCCCTGAGCTGGTGCATAAAGCCGACCTAGCTCTTTACAGTGCGAAAAATAATGGCCGCAACCAAGTGGTCGATTTCCATAGCTTAAATATTCCTGATAATCCCAAGGGTGCAGGCGACGATGATCTAGACGACGATATGTTGGAGCTATTTTAA
- a CDS encoding DMT family transporter, with translation MPASLCLIIATFLWGSSFISLKYAIGVYDPAVVIFLRMLTTLAVSLCLWRFITRFDYRQGDWKYLVSMSLAEPCLYFLFEGHAMEHTSASQAGVIVSCLPLIVAVLAFFMLKERISRAIIVGFTLCIGGSILLTMLSPASEHAPNPIVGNTLELLAMLCAAYYTVSVKHLAARYSPLSLIALQGLAGSLFFAPFLLFVEVPQNHDPIAFAHILYLGTFVTLGGYGMYNYAISKVSVLTAAAYSNLIPIFTLLLSAIVLSEVLTLGQWLSIAVVFAGVMISQRHQAIVVDLEEEEINEAETNKRKSVPEAGELKG, from the coding sequence ATGCCTGCAAGCTTATGTTTAATTATTGCCACCTTCTTATGGGGCAGTTCTTTTATCTCGCTAAAGTATGCCATTGGCGTGTACGACCCAGCCGTGGTTATTTTCTTGCGTATGCTCACCACTCTAGCTGTAAGCCTATGCCTGTGGCGTTTTATTACGCGTTTTGATTATCGCCAGGGTGACTGGAAGTACCTTGTGTCGATGAGTTTAGCCGAGCCTTGCCTGTATTTTCTATTCGAAGGCCACGCTATGGAGCACACCTCAGCATCACAGGCAGGGGTGATTGTGTCGTGTTTACCGCTGATTGTCGCTGTACTGGCATTTTTTATGCTCAAGGAGCGTATCAGCCGCGCCATTATTGTCGGCTTCACGCTGTGTATCGGTGGCAGTATTTTGCTCACTATGCTCTCTCCTGCCTCTGAGCATGCGCCCAACCCCATTGTTGGCAACACCCTAGAGCTACTGGCGATGCTCTGCGCCGCTTATTACACTGTGAGCGTAAAACACCTCGCGGCGCGCTACTCACCGCTGAGCTTGATTGCTTTGCAAGGTCTGGCAGGCTCACTGTTCTTTGCGCCATTTTTGCTTTTTGTAGAAGTGCCGCAGAACCATGATCCCATTGCCTTTGCCCATATCCTCTATTTAGGCACCTTTGTAACCCTTGGCGGCTATGGCATGTATAACTATGCCATCAGTAAAGTATCGGTGCTCACTGCCGCCGCCTACTCAAACTTGATCCCTATTTTTACCCTGTTGCTCTCTGCCATTGTGCTCAGCGAGGTACTGACTCTGGGTCAATGGTTAAGCATTGCCGTGGTGTTCGCTGGGGTGATGATAAGCCAACGACATCAGGCGATTGTCGTTGACTTGGAAGAGGAAGAAATCAATGAGGCAGAAACTAACAAGCGCAAATCCGTGCCAGAGGCGGGCGAATTAAAAGGGTAG
- a CDS encoding marine proteobacterial sortase target protein, with product MLSSPSKVLTALAVGLFSLLLCSPALASNDSHANNKAQLRLSDAHGAHVAPGVLLNTQAKMRITGLINHVEVTQTFINRHPFAVNAQYVFPLPSESAVHAMVMTVGERKIVGKIAEKQAAQRQYQAAKRAGKRAALVNQQRANMFTSRLANLGPGEQVRITLQYQEMVSLRDAQLSVRLPMTFTPRYHPRQYRLDGADKVATLSSPGLETTAGATAGATAGATASGAAELVSGWMSPRFVQQATGQQPITNTQPKLQLQVDIDFGLALHSIRTPHYKADIRNPSFGRYQLLVSDEIMNRDFVLRAKVEQSDKARAAFFRQTAQSGDYGLLMLLPPSDEFSAQQRLARELIFVIDSSGSMHGSSMQAAKQALFYALDNMNENDSFNIIDFDSTARLFRPSAVAANEFNRNEAERFVYNLDADGGTEIVGALHHALDAKQHPGFVRQVVFLTDGSVSNEQALFDLIKARLGDSRLFTVGIGSAPNSYFMRRAAQVGRGSYTFISDGSEVQAQMQALIARLANPALRDLHLAGARSGELDYWPKPLPDLYFGEPLMVAIKLDSQQQDIHINATSQHGPLRLSMPMHESARNYERSEAIARVWARQQIASLLLYNEQQAVREQVLELALKHQLLSPFTAFIAVDETPAKSPAMHDEQVPNPVAQGQRLMRFAQTDGQSLWHVLLGMVLMVIASAWLKVRGQHA from the coding sequence ATGTTGAGTAGTCCTAGCAAAGTGCTCACAGCTCTCGCTGTGGGCCTTTTTTCTCTACTTCTATGTTCGCCAGCTTTAGCCAGTAATGATAGTCATGCAAACAACAAAGCGCAGCTGCGCTTAAGTGATGCGCATGGCGCCCATGTAGCGCCCGGAGTGTTACTGAATACCCAAGCAAAAATGCGTATTACTGGGTTAATTAACCATGTTGAGGTAACGCAAACTTTTATCAATCGTCATCCGTTTGCGGTCAATGCCCAGTATGTGTTTCCGTTGCCCAGTGAGAGTGCGGTACACGCCATGGTTATGACCGTGGGAGAGCGCAAAATTGTCGGTAAAATTGCTGAGAAACAAGCGGCACAGCGTCAGTATCAAGCGGCTAAACGTGCCGGTAAGCGTGCGGCTCTAGTTAACCAGCAACGTGCCAATATGTTTACCTCGCGACTGGCTAACCTCGGCCCCGGTGAGCAAGTGCGCATTACCTTGCAGTATCAAGAAATGGTGTCTTTACGCGATGCCCAGCTCAGCGTGCGTTTGCCGATGACCTTCACGCCTCGTTATCACCCAAGGCAGTATCGTCTTGATGGGGCTGATAAGGTCGCAACGCTTAGCAGCCCTGGACTAGAAACCACTGCAGGGGCGACTGCAGGGGCGACCGCAGGGGCGACTGCAAGTGGGGCAGCAGAGTTAGTGTCAGGCTGGATGAGCCCGCGTTTTGTTCAACAAGCCACCGGTCAGCAGCCAATAACCAATACACAGCCGAAGTTGCAGCTGCAGGTAGATATCGATTTTGGCCTCGCACTGCACAGCATTCGCACCCCTCATTATAAGGCGGATATTCGCAACCCTAGCTTTGGTCGTTACCAGCTTTTAGTGAGTGACGAAATTATGAACCGCGATTTTGTGCTGCGTGCCAAGGTGGAGCAAAGCGATAAAGCACGTGCCGCTTTCTTTAGGCAGACAGCGCAAAGTGGTGATTATGGGCTGTTAATGCTACTACCACCAAGCGATGAATTTAGCGCTCAGCAGCGTTTAGCGCGAGAGCTCATTTTCGTGATTGACAGTTCCGGCTCAATGCATGGCAGCTCCATGCAGGCGGCAAAACAGGCACTGTTTTATGCGCTGGACAACATGAATGAAAATGACAGCTTCAATATCATTGACTTTGACTCTACGGCGCGTTTATTCCGGCCCAGTGCCGTGGCGGCTAATGAGTTTAACCGCAATGAGGCTGAGCGATTTGTTTATAACCTTGACGCCGATGGCGGCACCGAAATAGTCGGTGCGTTGCATCACGCGCTAGACGCTAAGCAACACCCGGGGTTTGTTCGTCAGGTGGTGTTTTTGACCGACGGTAGCGTGAGTAATGAGCAAGCGCTGTTTGATTTGATTAAAGCGCGATTAGGCGATAGCCGTTTATTTACGGTGGGCATCGGTAGTGCGCCCAATAGCTACTTTATGCGCCGCGCTGCGCAAGTGGGTCGTGGTAGCTACACCTTTATTAGTGATGGCTCTGAGGTGCAAGCGCAAATGCAAGCATTGATAGCACGCCTTGCCAACCCTGCACTGAGAGACTTGCATCTCGCTGGGGCGCGCAGTGGTGAATTAGACTACTGGCCCAAACCGCTACCGGATCTTTATTTTGGCGAGCCGTTAATGGTGGCAATTAAGCTCGACAGTCAGCAGCAAGATATCCACATTAACGCCACGTCGCAACATGGTCCATTACGTCTGAGTATGCCGATGCATGAGAGTGCGCGTAATTATGAGCGTAGCGAAGCCATTGCGAGAGTCTGGGCGCGTCAACAAATAGCTTCACTGTTACTTTATAATGAACAGCAAGCGGTGCGTGAGCAAGTCTTGGAATTAGCGCTGAAGCATCAGCTGTTAAGCCCATTCACCGCCTTTATTGCGGTTGATGAAACACCAGCTAAAAGCCCGGCAATGCATGATGAGCAAGTGCCTAACCCTGTGGCCCAGGGGCAGCGTCTTATGCGCTTTGCGCAAACAGATGGTCAGTCATTGTGGCATGTACTACTGGGCATGGTGCTGATGGTGATTGCATCCGCTTGGCTTAAGGTGCGAGGTCAACATGCGTAA
- a CDS encoding class GN sortase produces MRKQKGRYALYGVFALGLLLFTQGGYVQAKAWLAQHLIERAWQQSLIRQGAAVAPWYYADTHVVAKLSVPDLALERYVLAGASGRNLAFGPAHALASSPLGSDGSSVIAAHNDTHFAFLRHVQVGDTLVLSLADGRQLSYRIEQKQVVHQEQTAAASAPGLHLVTCYPFNSPASGTDLRLLVSASLISSSSKSTTIA; encoded by the coding sequence ATGCGTAAACAGAAGGGGCGTTACGCCCTTTATGGGGTGTTTGCATTGGGGTTGTTGCTCTTTACTCAAGGGGGCTATGTACAAGCCAAAGCATGGTTGGCTCAGCACCTTATTGAGCGAGCTTGGCAGCAAAGCCTGATACGCCAAGGCGCCGCAGTCGCGCCTTGGTATTATGCTGATACCCATGTGGTGGCAAAGCTCAGTGTGCCGGACTTAGCGCTTGAGCGCTATGTGCTGGCCGGAGCCAGCGGCCGAAATTTGGCGTTCGGCCCCGCTCATGCTTTGGCCTCGAGCCCATTAGGCAGTGATGGTAGCAGCGTGATTGCTGCGCATAATGATACCCACTTTGCTTTTTTACGCCATGTGCAGGTGGGCGACACACTGGTGTTGTCGCTCGCTGATGGTCGTCAATTAAGTTATCGCATTGAGCAAAAACAAGTGGTGCACCAGGAGCAGACCGCAGCGGCCAGTGCTCCCGGTTTGCATCTGGTGACGTGCTACCCTTTTAATTCGCCCGCCTCTGGCACGGATTTGCGCTTGTTAGTTTCTGCCTCATTGATTTCTTCCTCTTCCAAGTCAACGACAATCGCCTGA
- the murI gene encoding glutamate racemase yields the protein MALCHKGSTLGRLSNPERAILFLSSIGIFDSGVGGLAIAQQVRQLLPQYDIHYVADSGFMPYGDKSPEQVISRCSRITSYLCEHGASAIVLACNTATMAAIDTLRAQFTLPIVGVEPGVKPALSLSKTKVVGVLATPNTVASPRFIQLCQRQGEASGRIIFQPCPELAGTIEQLQLSGKKVEQLLHSYAQPLIDQGADVLVMGCTHYAFIAPVLRKLYGPHIGVLTTEQAVALQLQRCLPSQAINPASKVGETRFATSACPDYFHHQLRCLWPQNVSTEVVSLPF from the coding sequence TTGGCTTTGTGTCATAAAGGCTCTACACTTGGCCGCCTTAGTAACCCTGAGCGCGCTATTTTGTTCCTCTCTTCTATCGGTATTTTCGACTCTGGCGTGGGTGGTCTTGCCATTGCCCAACAAGTGCGACAATTGCTGCCCCAGTATGATATTCACTATGTTGCGGACAGTGGCTTTATGCCCTATGGCGACAAAAGCCCTGAGCAAGTGATATCAAGGTGCTCGCGTATTACTTCTTACTTATGCGAGCATGGGGCCAGTGCGATTGTTTTGGCTTGCAATACTGCGACGATGGCAGCCATTGATACCTTACGAGCACAATTCACGCTGCCTATTGTGGGTGTTGAGCCCGGCGTGAAACCGGCATTATCATTGAGCAAAACCAAGGTGGTTGGGGTGTTAGCAACACCCAATACCGTGGCTTCGCCACGATTCATTCAATTGTGTCAACGCCAAGGCGAGGCCTCTGGGCGTATTATTTTCCAACCTTGCCCTGAGCTGGCAGGCACCATAGAGCAATTGCAACTGAGTGGCAAAAAGGTGGAGCAACTGCTGCACAGCTACGCGCAGCCCTTGATTGACCAAGGAGCCGATGTTTTGGTGATGGGTTGCACACACTATGCCTTTATTGCTCCTGTCTTGCGCAAGCTATATGGCCCACACATTGGTGTGCTGACCACCGAGCAAGCGGTGGCCCTGCAACTGCAACGGTGCTTACCCAGCCAAGCAATTAATCCGGCCTCTAAAGTGGGGGAAACACGCTTCGCAACTTCCGCTTGCCCCGACTATTTTCATCATCAGCTGCGGTGTTTATGGCCGCAAAACGTCTCTACAGAGGTGGTTTCACTACCATTTTAA